Proteins from one Triticum aestivum cultivar Chinese Spring chromosome 7A, IWGSC CS RefSeq v2.1, whole genome shotgun sequence genomic window:
- the LOC123147778 gene encoding protein CELLULOSE SYNTHASE INTERACTIVE 1 translates to MAAALAWRFNGTNGGADLDKVQDSEPPTPVSVMRMGKNRVNMEDEETLSSVAHCIEQLRQSSSSTQEKESSLKQLLDLVQTRDTAFGAVASHSQAVPILVSLLRSGSSGIKMLSATVLGSLCKEEELRVKVLLGGCIPPLLALLRSKSVESQTAAAKTIYAVSQGGIRDHVGSKIFSTENVVPVLWEQLKVSLKNESLVDGLLTGALKNLSKSTEGFWSSTVRCGGVDILIKLIGSGQTNTLANVCNLLGALMMEDSSVCSKVLSGETTKQLLKLLGPGNETSIRGEAAGALKSLSAQSKEARREVASSNGIPALINATIAPSKEFMHGESAQALQENAMCALANISGGLSYVISSLGESLESCSSSAQIADTLGALASALMIYDINAESISASDPLVIEKTLMKQFKPKAPFLVQERVIEALASLYSNPVLCKTLADSDAKRLLVGLITMAGTEVQDDLMTSLFALCKKDCDLWQALQGREGVQLLISLLGLSSEQQQECAVALLALLSKENDECKWAITAAGGIPPLVQILETGSPKAKEDSATIIGNLCNHSEDIRACVESADAVPALLWLLKNGSDNGKEIASKTLNHLIHKSDTGTISQLSALLTSEQPESKIYVLDALKSLLSVAPLNDILHEGSAANDAVETMIKILSSPKEETQATSASALAGLFHCRKDLRETHIAVKTLWSVMKLIDVQSDRILMEASCCLAAIFLSVKQNKEVAAVGRDALAPLVSLASSTVLEVAEQATRALANLFLDHELSALVSFEEIMFPITRVLKEGTLDGRIHGAAAIARLLQCRPINQAISDTINRSGAVLALAGLLEAADGDASATSEVLDALVLLSRSKVSSGHTKAPWTALAENPHTILPLVSCVADAVPALQDKAIEVLSRLCLDQHDVVGGLVSEIPGCISSAARRVIGSNLLKVKVGGCALLVCAAKEHCQKQIEILSDSSLYIQLIHSLVGMINTANLPSENGDGESIADIKISRHSKENSSDAEMVPHTAVISGNMIPLWLLAVFARHDDKTRAEILEAGAVQMLTEKISQNAFLYVGEEDNTAWVCALLLALLFQEREVNRSNSASHSIPVLSNLLRSDEPAYRYFAAQALASLVSNGSRGTLLAVANSGAATGLISLLGCANVDIADLLELSEEFMLVPNPDETTLERLFRVDDIRVGSTSRKSIPLLVDLLKPIPERPGAPFLALGLLTQLAVDCVPNMLLMAEVGILEALTKYLSLSPQDATEEATTELLGILFSCAEIRQHESALGTVNQLVAVLRLGGRNSRYSAAKALESLFCADHVRNSESARQAIQPLVEVLSTGMEREQHAAISALVRLLCDNPSRALAVADVEMNAVDVLCRILSSDCSAELKGDSAELCGVLFANTRIRSTMAAARCVEPLVGLLVSEANPAQLSVVRALDKLLDDEQLAELVAAHGAVVPLVGLLFGKNFMLHEAVARALVKIGKDRPACKLEMVKAGVIESILDILHDAPDFLCTALAEMLRILTNNASIAKGPSAAKVVQPLFSLLSKADTGPEGQYSTLQVLVNILEHPECRADYNLTPRQTIEPVITLLNSSPPAVQQLAAELLSHLLLEEHLQKDTVAEQSIPALIQILSSGLPNLQQRAIKALANLALAWPNTIAKEGGVFELSKVLLQSDPPLPHVVWESAAAVLSSILQYSTEFFLEVPVAVLVQLLRSGTESTVVGALNALLVLESDDSTSAEAMAESGAVEALLDLLRSHQCEEAAARLIEALLNNIRIREAKAAKNAIAPLSMYLLDPQTQSQQGRLLAALALGDLFQNEGLARSTDAVAACRALVNLLEDQPTEEMKVVAICALQNLVMYSRANKRAVAESGGVQVLLDLISSSNPDTSVQAAMFVKLLFNNHTIQEYATSETVRVITASIEKDIWASGSANEEYLKALNALLSNFPRLRVTEPATICIPHLVTSLKTGSEATQEAALDSLYLLRQAWTACPAEVFKAQSVAASEAIPLLQYLIQSGPPRFQEKAELLLQCLPGTLTVTIKRGNNLRQSVGNASAFCKLTLGNNPARLTKIVSTGESPEWDEAFAWAFDSPPKGQKLHISCKNNSKFGKKSFGKVTIQIDRVVMLGSVAGEYTLLPESKSGPNRNLEIEFQWSNK, encoded by the exons GAACCGAGTCAATATGGAGGATGAGGAGACACTTTCAAGTGTTGCTCATTGTATTGAGCAGTTGCGGCAGAGTTCTTCGTCCACTCAAGAAAAAGAAAGCTCATTGAAGCAGTTATTGGATCTTGTTCAAACACGTGATACTGCATTTGGAGCTGTTGCATCACATTCACAAGCTGTTCCAATACTTGTTTCTCTCCTCAGATCTGGCTCATCTGGAATTAAGATGCTGTCTGCTACTGTTCTTGGTTCTCTTTGCAAGGAAGAGGAGCTAAGGGTGAAGGTTCTGCTTGGTGGTTGCATCCCTCCATTGCTTGCTCTTCTCAGGTCCAAGTCAGTTGAAAGTCAGACTGCAGCTGCCAAAACAATTTATGCTGTTTCTCAAGGTGGGATAAGGGATCATGTTGGTTCAAAGATATTCTCAACAGAAAATGTTGTCCCAGTACTGTGGGAGCAACTCAAAGTTAGCCTCAAGAATGAGAGTTTGGTGGATGGCCTGCTAACCGGAGCACTGAAGAACTTGTCAAAAAGCACAGAGGGGTTTTGGTCGTCAACTGTGCGATGTGGTGGAGTTGATATACTTATAAAGCTGATTGGTTCTGGACAGACAAATACCCTAGCAAATGTGTGCAATCTTCTTGGGGCCTTAATGATGGAAGACTCATCAGTTTGTTCAAAAGTTTTATCAGGAGAAACAACAAAACAGCTCCTAAAGTTGCTTGGTCCTGGTAATGAAACATCTATTAGAGGAGAAGCTGCTGGTGCTCTGAAATCCCTTTCTGCGCAGAGTAAAGAAGCTCGGCGTGAGGTAGCTAGTTCTAATGGGATTCCTGCTCTTATAAATGCTACTATTGCTCCATCAAAAGAGTTCATGCACGGAGAATCTGCCCAAGCACTGCAAGAAAATGCGATGTGTGCATTAGCAAATATTTCTGGTGGTTTATCTTATGTAATCTCAAGCCTCGGTGAAAGTCTTGAATCATGCTCTTCCTCTGCACAGATTGCTGACACTCTTGGTGCATTAGCCTCAGCGTTGATGATATATGACATAAATGCAGAATCAATCAGTGCATCAGACCCTCTGGTCATTGAGAAGACATTAATGAAACAGTTCAAGCCTAAGGCGCCCTTCCTTGTACAGGAGCGTGTAATTGAAGCTTTGGCCAGCTTGTATAGTAACCCAGTTCTCTGCAAGACGCTTGCAGATTCTGATGCAAAACGTTTGCTTGTTGGTTTGATAACCATGGCAGGCACTGAGGTGCAAGATGACCTGATGACATCACTCTTTGCTCTCTGCAAGAAAGATTGTGATTTATGGCAAGCTCTGCAAGGCCGTGAGGGTGTTCAGCTATTGATTTCCTTACTTGGTCTATCCTCAGAACAGCAGCAGGAATGTGCTGTTGCTCTGCTCGCTCTTCTGTCAAAGGAGAATGATGAGTGCAAATGGGCTATCACTGCTGCTGGTGGTATACCTCCTCTTGTTCAAATATTAGAAACTGGTTCTCCGAAAGCTAAAGAAGATTCAGCAACCATCATTGGCAATTTATGCAATCACAGTGAAGACATACGAGCATGTGTTGAAAGTGCTGATGCAGTTCCTGCTTTGCTATGGCTTCTCAAAAACGGAAGTGACAACGGCAAAGAGATAGCATCCAAAACACTGAATCATCTCATTCACAAGTCAGATACTGGAACTATTAGTCAGTTATCTGCTCTGTTGACAAGTGAACAGCCTGAATCAAAAATTTATGTTCTTGATGCTTTGAAAAGCTTGCTTTCTGTTGCACCACTTAATGATATTCTGCATGAAGGAAGTGCTGCAAATGATGCAGTTGAGACAATGATCAAAATTCTAAGCTCCCCAAAAGAAGAAACTCAGGCTACATCAGCATCTGCTCTTGCTGGTCTATTCCATTGCCGCAAAGACTTGCGAGAAACACATATTGCAGTGAAGACACTTTGGTCAGTCATGAAACTGATTGACGTGCAGTCCGACAGAATACTAATGGAGGCCTCATGTTGCCTTGCTGCCATTTTTCTTTCGGTCAAGCAAAATAAGGAGGTTGCTGCAGTTGGACGTGATGCACTTGCTCCACTAGTCTCACTTGCAAGTTCAACAGTTCTTGAAGTAGCAGAGCAAGCAACCCGAGCTTTGGCAAACCTTTTTCTTGATCATGAATTGTCTGCGCTGGTATCTTTTGAAGAAATTATGTTCCCTATAACTCGTGTTCTTAAGGAGGGTACTCTTGATGGAAGAATTCATGGAGCAGCAGCAATAGCTCGCCTGTTGCAGTGCCGACCCATTAACCAAGCTATCTCAGATACTATTAATCGCTCTGGTGCTGTCCTTGCTCTAGCTGGTCTCTTGGAAGCTGCTGATGGTGATGCTTCGGCAACATCAGAAGTTCTTGATGCACTGGTGCTATTATCAAGATCGAAGGTGTCAAGTGGGCATACCAAGGCTCCCTGGACAGCTCTTGCAGAAAATCCCCACACCATACTTCCCCTTGTTTCTTGTGTAGCTGATGCAGTACCCGCCTTGCAAGATAAAGCCATAGAAGTTTTGTCaaggctctgtttggaccaacatgATGTTGTGGGTGGTTTGGTTTCTGAAATCCCAGGTTGCATATCATCAGCAGCACGGCGGGTCATTGGTTCTAACCTTCTGAAAGTTAAAGTTGGTGGATGTGCTCTTCTTGTTTGTGCAGCAAAAGAGCATTGTCAAAAGCAGATTGAGATACTGAGTGATTCAAGCTTGTACATTCAGCTAATTCATTCTCTAGTTGGTATGATCAATACAGCAAACTTACCTTCTGAAAATGGAGATGGTGAAAGTATAGCAGACATTAAAATTTCCAGGCACTCAAAAGAAAATAGCAGTGATGCTGAAATGGTGCCCCACACTGCTGTTATCTCGGGTAACATGATTCCACTCTGGCTACTTGCTGTCTTTGCTCGCCATGACGACAAAACAAGAGCAGAAATTCTAGAAGCTGGAGCAGTTCAAATGCTCACTGAGAAGATTTCTCAAAATGCATTTCTATATGTG GGTGAAGAAGATAATACCGCATGGGTCTGTGCCTTACTTCTTGCATTGCTATTTCAAGAAAGAGAGGTCAATCGATCTAATTCAGCATCCCATTCAATTCCTGTGCTCTCAAACTTGTTAAGGTCAGACGAGCCAGCATACAGGTACTTTGCTGCACAAGCTTTGGCAAGTCTGGTTAGTAACGGTAGCAGAGGAACTCTTCTGGCCGTTGCTAATTCTGGAGCAGCCACCGGacttatatctttgcttggatgTGCTAATGTTGATATAGCTGATCTCTTAGAGTTATCAGAGGAATTCATGTTGGTGCCTAATCCTGATGAAACTACGCTGGAAAGGCTATTCAGAGTTGATGATATCAGGGTTGGTTCAACTTCCAGAAAATCCATTCCTCTTCTTGTTGATCTACTTAAACCCATTCCAGAAAGACCTGGTGCTCCTTTCTTGGCATTGGGTCTTTTGACACAATTGGCTGTTGATTGTGTTCCAAACATGCTGCTGATGGCTGAAGTTGGAATCCTAGAAGCACTTACCAAATACCTATCACTTAGCCCACAAGACGCAACAGAAGAAGCTACAACTGAGTTGTTGGGCATTCTTTTTAGTTGTGCGGAAATAAGGCAACATGAATCAGCACTTGGTACTGTAAACCAACTTGTGGCAGTCCTTCGTCTAGGAGGAAGAAATTCACGCTATAGCGCGGCAAAGGCATTAGAAAGTTTGTTTTGTGCAGACCATGTCAGGAACAGTGAGTCAGCTCGACAGGCTATTCAGCCGCTTGTAGAAGTTCTGAGTACTGGCATGGAGAGGGAGCAGCATGCAGCCATATCAGCACTTGTTAGACTGCTTTGTGACAATCCGTCAAGAGCACTTGCAGTTGCCGATGTTGAGATGAACGCAGTGGATGTTCTGTGCCGGATTCTGTCCTCAGATTGTTCAGCTGAGTTGAAAGGTGATTCCGCTGAACTGTGCGGTGTTCTGTTTGCAAATACAAGGATCCGCTCTACAATGGCTGCAGCCCGTTGTGTGGAACCTTTGGTCGGTTTACTGGTTAgtgaagctaacccggcccagcTTTCTGTAGTCCGTGCACTGGATAAGCTCCTAGATGATGAACAACTCGCTGAATTAGTGGCAGCGCATGGGGCAGTCGTTCCTCTTGTTGGGCTTTTGTTTGGCAAAAATTTCATGCTTCATGAGGCAGTTGCCAGAGCTTTGGTGAAGATTGGAAAAGATAGGCCGGCTTGCAAATTGGAAATGGTTAAAGCTGGTGTAATTGAGAGCATTCttgatattcttcatgatgctccagaTTTTCTTTGCACTGCATTGGCGGAAATGCTTCGGATTTTGACAAATAATGCTAGCATAGCAAAAGGCCCATCTGCAGCCAAAGTAGTACAGCCTCTTTTCTCTCTGCTATCAAAGGCAGATACTGGTCCTGAGGGGCAGTATAGCACTTTGCAGGTTCTTGTCAATATTTTGGAGCATCCTGAATGCCGAGCTGATTACAACTTGACACCCCGCCAAACAATTGAGCCAGTCATTACTTTACTGAATTCATCTCCACCAGCTGTGCAACAATTGGCTGCGGAGCTCCTATCTCATCTTCTCCTGGAAGAACACCTCCAGAAGGATACAGTAGCAGAGCAATCCATCCCTGCCCTCATTCAAATTCTCTCATCAGGTTTGCCAAATTTACAGCAGAGAGCTATAAAAGCTCTTGCTAATCTTGCATTAGCCTGGCCAAATACAATTGCAAAGGAGGGTGGTGTGTTTGAGTTGTCCAAGGTGCTGCTGCAATCTGATCCTCCTTTGCCTCATGTTGTATGGGAATCTGCAGCAGCTGTCCTGTCTAGCATTTTGCAGTACAGTACCGAGTTTTTCCTTGAGGTTCCTGTTGCGGTACTAGTGCAGTTGCTCAGATCAGGGACTGAAAGTACCGTTGTGGGTGCACTGAATGCCCTGCTTGTATTGGAGAGTGATGATTCAACAAGTGCAGAAGCAATGGCTGAGAGTGGTGCTGTAGAAGCTCTTCTGGATCTCTTGAGGAGTCATCAGTGTGAGGAAGCTGCTGCAAGACTCATTGAGGCATTGCTGAACAACATAAGAATAAGGGAGGCGAAGGCTGCTAAAAATGCTATTGCACCTTTATCCATGTACCTTCTGGATCCACAGACGCAGTCTCAACAGGGAAGATTgcttgctgctcttgctcttggagATCTTTTCCAAAATGAAGGTCTTGCTCGTTCTACTGATGCCGTCGCAGCATGCCGTGCTCTGGTCAATCTTCTTGAAGACCAGCCAACCGAAGAGATGAAAGTGGTAGCCATTTGTGCCTTGCAGAATCTAGTCATGTACAGCCGAGCAAATAAAAGAGCAGTTGCAGAATCTGGTGGCGTCCAGGTCTTGCTGGACCTTATCAGTTCAAGCAATCCTGATACTTCTGTTCAGGCAGCAATGTTTGTCAAACTTCTGTTCAACAACCACACCATCCAAGAGTATGCCACGAGTGAAACAGTCAGAGTTATAACAG CTTCAATTGAGAAGGATATATGGGCATCTGGGAGTGCTAATGAGGAGTATCTTAAAGCACTTAATGCTTTACTTAGCAATTTCCCTCGTCTGAGAGTCACTGAACCTGCTACGATATGTATTCCGCATCTTGTAACATCCCTTAAAACTGGTTCTGAAGCAACTCAAGAAGCAGCACTGGATTCACTATATCTGCTAAGACAAGCATGGACGGCTTGCCCAGCAGAAGTATTTAAAGCTCAATCAGTTGCTGCGTCAGAGGCTATTCCTCTACTTCAGTACTTGATACAGTCTGGCCCACCACGGTTTCAAGAGAAGGCAGAGTTGCTACTTCAGTGCTTGCCTGGGACACTTACAGTTACTATAAAGCGTGGCAACAATCTGAGGCAATCAGTGGGAAATGCTAGTGCATTCTGCAAGCTTACTCTTGGAAATAATCCAGCAAGGCTGACAAAG ATTGTCTCGACTGGTGAGTCACCTGAATGGGACGAGGCCTTTGCATGGGCTTTTGACAGCCCTCCCAAGGGTCAGAAGCTTCATATCTCTTGCAAAAACAACAGCAAATTCGGAAAG AAATCGTTTGGTAAGGTGACGATCCAGATCGACCGGGTCGTCATGCTGGGATCAGTCGCCGGAGAGTACACCCTGCTGCCGGAGAGCAAAAGCGGTCCGAATAGGAACCTGGAAATCGAATTCCAATGGTCGAACAAATGA